The Gemmatimonadales bacterium genome segment GAGATTCCGGTGGTGCTCACGGGGGCGATGCGGACCTCGGACGAGGCGGAGTGGGATGGGCGGCCCAACCTGGTGGACAGCGTGCGGGTCGCGGGCGCGGCGGAGAGTCGCGGACGCGGCGCAATGGTCGTATTTCATGGCGCTGTCCTGAGCGGGCTGGAGGCAGTGAAGACCGACGCTGGTGAGGTCGACACCTTCCGCGCGCCGCGCGCCGCCCCGCTCGGCATGGTCGAGGGTGCCGCGGTCCGCTTTGCGGCCGGCGGGCGCGCCGCGGCTCCGATGCCGGCGTTCCCCGAGGCCCTTGGCGCGCGCATCGCGATGGTCTCCGCGGTCGTCGGGGATCGGGGAATGCTCGTGGATGCTGCGCGGGATTCGCACGACGGCCTGGTGCTGGTCGCCTTCGGTCGCGGGAACATGCCACCGGCGCTCGCGGCTGCCGCGCAGCGCTGGCTCGACGCGGGAAAGCCGGTGGTGCTTGCCACCCGTTGCTTCACCGGTGAGGTCCTCCCCATCTACGCCTTCGAAGGGGGCGGCGCGCGCCTGCTCCAGGCCGGCGCCATCGCCGCCGGTCTCCGTGCGCCCTCCCAGGCGTGGATGGAACTCGTCGTGACGCACTCGGCGGGGCTCCCGTTCGGTGCGGGGATGGAGCGCTGACATGATGCTGCCTGAGCGGATCCCGATCCCCGAGGAAGTCGTGGCCATCGCCCGACAGCTCGAGGAGGCTGGCCACGAGGCCTGGTGCGTCGGTGGCGCCGTGCGTGACACGCTGCTCGGCAGCGAGCAGAAGGACTTCGACCTCGCGACCTCCGCGACGCCGGAGCAGGTGCAGGCGCTCTTCAGGCGCACGGTGGCGGTCGGCGTCAAGTACGGCACCGTGGGGGTCTTCGACAGCGCGCGCGTCCTGCACGAGGTGACGACGTTTCGCCACGATGTGCGGACCGACGGCCGCCACGCGGAAGTCGCCTACGGGGTGTCGCTCGACGAGGACCTTGCCCGCCGGGATTTCACGGTCAACGCCATCGCCTACCACCCGCTCCGGGGCGAGTGGCGGGATCCCTATGGTGGTGTCGCTGATCTCGAACGCCGGCGGTTGCGCGCCGTCGGCGACCCGGCGGCGCGGTTCCGCGAGGACTACCTCCGGGTGCTCCGGGCGCTGCGGTTCACCGCACGGCTGGATTTCGCCATCGAGCCCGACACCTGGGAGGCGGCCCGCGCCGCCGCCGAGGGGCTCGAGCAGCTCTCCGCCGAACGGGTGCGCGACGAATGGTTCAAGGGGCTGGGGACCACCCGCTCGCTGCGCCGGCTGATGTCGCTCTGGCGGAAGTCTGGCGCCGCGGCCGTCTGGATTCCGCAGCTCTGGTCGTTGGAGGAAATCGAGGCGTGGACCGGCGACGACGCCCCGGCTCGACGCGACCCGGTGGTGTTGACCGCCCTCTGCTGTCACGAGCCGGTGGCCGTCCTGAGCCGGCTCCGGGTGTCCAACGCGGAACTGGCCCGGGCCGTGGCCCTCGTTGCGGGGCCGCACGAACCGGCGGGGATGACCGCGACCGACGTGCGGCGATGGCTCGCCGCCGTCGACGAAGCCGCTGACGACCTCGCCGAGCTCTGGCAACTGCGGCATGCGCTCCCCTTCCTCTGGGCGGGGGAGGTGGCGGCGGTGCGCGCGGCCGGCGTCCCGCTCCGGCGCGGCGACCTCGCGGTGTCGGGGCAGGACCTGATCGCCGCAGGAATTCCAACCGGGCCCGTGGTCGGACAGGTGCTCGAGCGATTGCTCGCGCTGGTGGTGGACGAACCGGCATTGAACGAACGTGACGCGCTGCTGGCGCGCGCCAAGGAGATCGTGTGACCCCAATTTCGCTCGGCCTGCTCGCGGCAGCCGGCAACGTCATCGGCGCGGCCATCGTCGTGCGCCACCTCCAGCGTGGACTGCAGTTCATCGAAGGGCTCATCGCGTTCGGTGCCGGGTTCATGCTCGCCGTCGTCCTCGTGGGCGTGCTGCCCGAGGTGTTCCACGGCGGGGCGATCCTTCCCGGCGTCTTCGTGTTCGCCGGGTACTTCGGCGTTCACCTGTCGCAGCACGTGTTCACGCAGCACTTCCACTACGGCGTGGAAACCCACCGGGTCGGCGCCAAGGCGGGATTCAGCGCGCTGGTCGGCCTCTCGATGCACAGCCTGTTCGACGGTGTGGCCATCGCGGCCGGGATGCTGGTCTCCCCGCAACTCGGCGTCCTACTCTTCCTGGCCGTCTTCCTGCACAAACTCCCCGAGGGTGTCACCATCGCGAGCCTCGTGATGGCGGGGGGACACGGCGCGCGTCGCGCGATTGGGGCGGCGGTCGTCCTCGGGCTGGCCACCGTGCTGGGCGTGCTCCTGACCGATTTGGCCGCCCCGCTGGCCGAGCGCGGGCTGGCGCTGGCGGCCGGCGTGACGCTGTACGTGGCAGCGTCCGACCTGGTCCCCGAATTCCAGGCCAAGCGGGGCTGGGGCACCGCCCTGCCGTTCTTCGGCGGCGCCGCGGCGTTCTTCCTTACGAACGCGTTGCTTGAACGCTGGATCGGTTAAGGCCGGCGGCGTGAGCGAACCCTCCCTCTTTGCCCCGGCCGCGCCACTCGCCGCCCGACTCCGGCCCCGTACCCTCGACGAGGTGGTGGGGCAGGCCCACCTGCTCGCGCCCGGCCATGCGCTCGGCGATGCGATTCGCCGCGGGGATGTGGGGAGCGTCATTCTTTGGGGGCCGCCGGGCTCCGGCAAGACCACGCTCGCGCGCGTCATCGCCAGGCACACCGAGCGGGAGTTCGTGACCTTCAGTGCGGTCACCGAAGGGGTGCAGCGGGTCCGCGAAATCCTGCGCGAGGCGGAGGATCGCCGCCGTCTTGGGCGGGAGACCATCTTTTTCTGCGACGAGATCCACCGATTCAACCGGGGCCAGCAAGACGCCTTCCTCCCGGCGGTCGAGTCGGGGCTGATTACCCTCATCGGCGCCACCACGGAGAATCCCAGCTTCGAACTCAACGCGGCGCTGCTCTCGCGCTCGCGGGTATATGTCCTGGAGCCGCTGCCCGAGGCGGATCTCGCTTCCCTCCTCCGGCGGGCGCTGGCCGACCGGGAGCGGGGGCTCGGGGCCATGGAGCTGCGGGTCGCGGACGAGGCCATCGACTTCCTGGCCGCTGCGGCCGACGGCGACGCGCGCCGGGCATTGACCGCGCTCGAGGCGGCTTCGCAGCAGGTCGGGCTCGGCGGCGAGATCAGCCGCGAGATCGCGGCAGACGTCTTTGCTCGGCGGCTTCCGGCGTACGACAAGTCGGGTGAGGGCCACTACAACCTCATCTCCGCGCTCCACAAGGCGGTCCGGGGGAGCGATCCGCAGGGGGCGCTGTACTGGCTGGCCCGGATGATCGAAGGGGGCGAGGCCCCGCTCTACCTGGCGCGCCGGCTGGTCCGCATGGCGGTGGAAGACATTGGCCTGGCCGATCCGCAGGCGCTGACCATCGCGCTGGCCGCCAAGGATGCGTTCGACTTTCTCGGCGCGCCCGAGGGTGAGCTCGCGCTGGCCGAGGCGGCGGTGTATCTCGCCACGGCGCCAAAATCGAACCGGGTATATGTCGCGTGGGGTGCCGCGCGGGAAGCCGCGCGCCGCACGCCGGCGGCACCGGTGCCGCTGCACCTGCGGAATGCGGTCACGGGGCTGATGAAGGATCTTGGCTATGGGGCGGGGTACCGGTACGCGCACGACGCGCCGACCGCCTACCTTTCCCAGGAGTACCTGCCGGAAGCACTGAGCGGCGAGCAGTTTTATGAGCCGGGGCCGATGGGGCTGGAGAAACGGATTGCCGAACGGATGGCGTGGTGGGCGGGGCAGCGGGGCGGCGGGGCAGCGGGGCAGGGTGGCAGCGAGTCGAAAGGAACCTGAATCATTCGAGACCTCATCAATGTCCAGCCGCCGGCCGAGCGCGCGCTGCTCGTCGCCGCCCCCCGGAAGGGTTCGGCCGACGTGGGCGTCATGCAGGAACATCTCGACGAACTCGCGCGGCTGGTGGACACCGCCGGTGCGGAGGTCGTCGGGCAGTTGACCCAGCAGCTCGAGTCGCCGCATCCGGGCACCCTGATCGGGGAGGGCAAGGTCGAGGAGCTGGCGGCGCTTGTCGCCACGAGCGGCGCCACGCTCGTCATCTTCGACGAAGAGCTCTCCCCGATGCAGGGCGCCAACCTGGAGCGGGAGCTCAAGGTCCGGGTGATGGATCGGGCGGAAGTAATTCTCGACATCTTCTCGACGCGGGCCCGGAGCCACGAGGCGAAGCTCCAGGTGGAGCTGGCGCAGCTCGAGTACCTGCTGCCGCGCCTGCGCCGGATGTGGACTCACCTCTCGCGCATTCGCGGCGGCATCGGTCTCCGGGGCCCGGGTGAAACACAGCTCGAAACGGACCGCCGGATGATCCGCCACAAGATCCAGTGGCTCAAGGGAAAGCTGCGCGACGTCGAGCGGCACCGCGAGACGATCCGGGCCGGCCGTGTGCCGATGCTCAGCGTCAGCCTCGTCGGCTACACCAACGCCGGCAAGTCGAGCGTCCTGCGCGGGCTCTCGGGCCAGCACGAGATCGTGGTGGAGGACCGGCTCTTCGCCACCCTCGACACGCTCACGCGGGAAGTGGACCTGGGGGAGGGCTACCGGGCCCGCGTTACCGACACCGTCGGGTTCATCCGGAAGCTCCCGCACCACCTGGTCGCCAGTTTCCGCGCCACGCTGGAGGAGGCGCGCGCCGCCGACGTGCTGCTGCACGTGGTGGATGCCAGCCACCCGGGGTGGGAAGAACAGATGGACGTGGTCGAGCAGGTGCTGGCGGAACTGGGGTTGCAGGACCGGCCGGTGCTCCCTGTCTTCAACAAGGTCGATCGCCTGGCCGACCCCGTTGAATTCGGCCGGCGAGTGTCCGCCATCTATCCGGGAGCCGTGCTGACGACGACCATGCGGACCGACGGGCTGAGCAGCCTGCGGAACGCGCTGCGGGAACGGGAGCAGGCGCTCCGGCCTCCCGTCTGGCTCCGCCTGCCGCTGACCGCCGGGGCGCAGTTGGCCTCGCTCTACCGGCTTGGCGAGGTGATGGAGCGCCGTGACTCCGCGTCCGGGTTCGAACTGCGCGTCCGCCTGCCGCCGGCGGAGGTCGAACGGCTGCGCCACGACGGGGTGGAGCTGCTCGGCGCACGCGTGGCGGACACGCCCTCCGTGGGCTAAGATACGACACCCTCCAACCCCCTGGCGATCATGCCTCCTTCGCGCGACCCCATCACCAACCGGAAAATTCGATTTGCCCTCGTCGGGTGCGGCCGCATCGCCACGAAGCACTTCGAGGCGATTGAGAAGCATTCCGCCCACGCCGAACTCGTGGCCGTCTGTGATACCGACCCCGCCGCGCTGGAGCGGGCGGTGGCGAGCACCGGCGTCGCGGGGTTCCGGTCGTTGACGGAGCTCCTTGCGGGCTCAAGCGCCGACGTGGTCATCCTGGCGACGCCGAGCGGACTGCACGCCCCGCAGACGATCGAGGCAGCGGAGGCGGGGCGGCATGTGGTGACCGAGAAGCCGATGGCCACCCGGTGGTCGGACGGGCAGGAAATGGTGCATGCCTGCGATGAAGCCGGGGTGCAGCTCTTCGTGGTCAAGCAGAACCGCCGGAACGCGACGATCCAGCTCCTCAAGCGGGCGGTGGAAAAGCGCCGGTTCGGGCGGATCTACATGGTGAACGTGAACGTGTTCTGGAACCGTCCGCAGTCCTATTACGACAGCTCACGCTGGCGTGGCACCTGGGAGTTTGACGGCGGCGCGTTCATGAACCAGGCCAGCCACTACGTGGACCTGCTCGACTGGATCGTGGGGCCGGTGGAGTGCGTGCACGCCTTCACCGCCACGCTCGCCCGGCGCATCGAAGTGGAAGACACGGGTGTTGCCAATGTGCGGTGGCGGTCCGGGGCGCTCGGGTCCATCAACGTCACGATGCTGACCTACCCGAAGAACCTCGAGGGATCGATCACGATCATCGGGGAGCGGGGTACCGCCCGCGTCGGCGGCGTCGCGGTCAACTCGATTGAGCACTGGGAGTTTGCCGACAGCGATCCTGACGACGAGCGGGCCGCCGACGCCAGCTACCAGACGACGTCGGTCTACGGCTTCGGGCATCCCGCATACTACGAGAACGTGATCGCGACGCTCCGCGGCACGGCGGAAGCCGAGACCGACGGTCGCGAGGGATTGCGCTCGCTCGAGTTGTTGATCGGATTGTACCTGTCCGCCCGGGACGGGCAGCCGGTGCACCTGCCGCTGGAGTACTGAGGGTGATGGTCAGCGGCTGAAGCCGCTGCTCCGCCGCCGCCCGGCCTACCCTCGCGCGCCCTGCCGAACGGTCTCCCAAAACGCCATCGTCTTTCGCGCGATGGCATCATCCACATACTCTGCAATCACCCGGCGGCGGCCTTCCGCCGCCAGCCGCTCCCGGAGCGACGCGTCTTCGAGCAGCCGCGTCAGTGCCTCGGTGAGCCCCTCCGGATGTCCATCCGTGAATATCAGCCCTGCCTTGCCCACCGACTCCGGCAGCGCCCCGGAGTCGCTGACGACCACGGCGACGCCGTGGCTCATCGCCTCCAGCACCTGCACCGGGTACGTCTCCACCCAGCCCGGGCTCGTGCGCGACGGGGCCACGAGGCAGTCGATGCGGGGCCAGAGGTTGATCAGGTCACTCCGCGGAATGCCGCCCAGCCAGGTGATGCGCGAGGCGATGCCGATCCGTTCCGCGAGCGCCTCGAGCCGCTCCTGGTCGGGGCCGGTGCCCGCGACGGTGAGCGTCCAGGCGCCGTAGAGCCTGGCGCAGGCGCGAAGCAGGACGTCGAGCCCCTTTTCCGGCACCAGGCGTCCGACGAAGCCGATGGCCAGCGGCGCGTGGGGCTCGCCGGTCAGGGCGGGGGGCACGGGAAGCCCGAGCTGCGGGATCGAGGTGCCCGGCAAAGCCGGGTGCTCCGCGCGGACCAGGCCGGTGGCGATGGCGTTGGCGCCGAGGACCGCAGCCGCGCGGGAGAGGGTGCGGCGCCGGCGTGCCCGGGCCAGGAAGGGGAAGGGCTCTGCCAGGCTGACGGCCGTGAACGCCACGGCGGGAATCTTGAGCTGGCGTGCGACCCGCACGGCGGCATCGGCCACCGGGGTCGTGGGCTCCTCTTCCACCTGCAGGATATCGGGGCGGAAGTCTGTCAGGAGTCGGCGCATGGCGCCTGCGCGCCAGCTGCCGGGGCTGCCATTGGCCTGCCGGCCACGGGTGGGGATGGGGACGATTCGGACCCCGCTGTCTTCAGCAAACGGAGTCTCGATCGAGGCGGTCGCACCGGGTGGGGTCCAGCGGGCCGGGACGGCAACCGCCACGGCGGCACCCTGTCCAGCGAGTGCGCGAAGTTTCCCCCGGGAAGCGGGATCGGCATAGAGATGGGAGACAATGACGGCGCGCACGGACATAAAGATGGTTGTGATCCCGGTCACATCCAAGCCCGGGGGATTCTCGTCCCGGGCGGTTGTATATTAAGGCATGCGCATCCTTCACCTCTCCCGCTATTACTGGCCCCGGTCCGGGGGTCGTGAACGCGTCGTGCAGGACCTGGCCGAGGGTGCCGCCGAACTGGGGCACGAGGTTGAGGTCGTGGCGGTGCAGAGCGCGTCGAGCGGTGGTCGTGGCGGCCGGCAGCAGTCGCAGGTGACGCGCGTCTTCTCGTTCGGAAGCCTTGGGTCGCAGGACTTTGCGCCGGGGTACCTGGCCGCCGCCTGGCATCGGGCGGACATCATCCATGTGCACCACCCGCACACCCTGGCCGACGTGGCCGTGATGCTGCGTGCACGCCGGACGCCCCTGGTCGTCACCCAGCACGCCGATCAGCGACGCAGTCCCCAGCGGATCGCCTCACGCATCACGCTGAAGCGTGCCAAGGCCATCGTGGTGCCGAGCCGGGCCCATATCGCGCTCTGCCAGGAGTTGGTGGGGCTGGAGTCGAAGGTCGAAGTCATTCCTTTCGGAATCGACGAGTCGCGGTGGGCGGGGGTGCCGCCCGCGCCCGAGGGCGGGCCGATCCGGGCGTTGTTCATCGGGCGGCTGGCGCGGTACAAAGGCGTGGACATTCTGCTCCGCGCGCTGGAGCGGGTGCCGGACGTGCGGCTGGATATCGTCGGGACGGGACCGGAGGCGCCCCGGCTGCGCACGCTGGCGCAGGCGCTGGCGGTGACCGACCGGGTCCGGTGGTACGGGGAATACCCCGACGAGGATATCCCGCGCCGGATGGCGGAAGCCCACTTCCTGGTGCTCCCTTCGGTCACCTCGGAAGAGATGTTCGGGCTGGTGGCGGTCGAGGCGATGGCCGCGGGCCGGCCGGTCATCACCACTGACTTGCCCAGCGGTGTGAGGGAGGTTAATTCTCACGGCCATACGGGGTTGGTCGTTCCGCTGCGGGACCCCGACGCGCTGGCCCAGGCCATGGCCACGCTGGCCGCCGACCCTGCGTTGCGGGTGCGGATGGGAGCGGCCGGGCGGGAGCGGGTGCGCGAGCTGTTCACCCGCCGGAAAATGGCAGAGGCACACATTGCGCTCTATGAGCGCATCTTGGCGGCCCGGCGGTAGCCGGAAACCGATTCTACACCCCTTCGGAGGCATGAGATGTCCGTCATTCGCACCACCGCCGCGGTCGCGGCCCTCGCCGGACTGGCGCTCTTCACGACGCCCGCCCAGGCCCAGTATTCGGAGTCCTCGGCGTGGATCACGCCGTTTGCCGGTGCCTACTTCGGCGGCTCGTTCACCCCAGTGTCGAACACCTACGGCGTTCGGAAGCTCGACGTGGGCACGTCGTTCACCTACGGCGCCCGGCTCGGCTACAAGTTCAACCCGTCCATCGGACTGGTGTTTGAGTACGCCCACGCCGATCCGACCATGACGGTGCAGTGCAACACGCCGTCGGCCGGCCCCTACTGCGGCAAGGAAATTGACCTCGGCTCGAACATCTACGAGGGCACCTTCAACTTCTACTTCGGCAGCACGCCCCAGATGCAGGGCTACATCGCCATCGGCGGCGGCGCCAGCAACCTGAACGGCAGCGGCCAGGACAGCACCGGTGCCTCGGTCAGCGGCAGCTCGACGCAGTTCAGCACCGTGTTCGGCCTCGGCGGCACCAAGATGTTCAACGAGAAGGTCGGCATGACCCTCGACGGCCGGTATCGCTGGGTCAACGTGAACGGCGCAGATTCCTACTACTGCTACTACTACTGCTACGCCTACGACACGTCGTGGTACGGCAGCGGCGAAATCACCCTCGGCGTCAAGTACCAGTTCAAGTAGGCCTGGGCCAACGGGCCCTTAGCTCAGGTGGTTAGAGCAGCGGACTCATAATCCGTAGGTCCCTGGTTCGAATCCAGGAGGGCCCACCAACGGACGAGGACTGCGGAACGGACTGGGGACCGAGAGGGTACGCCCTCGACGACCCCGGTCCTTTTCGTTTGCGCGCTCCTCGGCCCTCCGGCTCCGTCCCCTTTCCCGGGGCGGGGGGGCGCATTATGCTCAGTCCAGTCCCTCCCACCCATCGGAGTTCCGCCATGCGCCGCCACTCGATTCGCGTGCTCGCCGCCGTCGCCCTGGTGGCGATCCCGGTGTCTGCATCCGCCCAGGAAACCGTCAAGCTGAATGGTGTCATCGTT includes the following:
- a CDS encoding asparaginase encodes the protein MIHLIFTGGTISMRQSAEAGGAVPALDGAALVSLAPELAAAGPLAVDDWGRFPASHMGLDRLWALRNRVAEVAASGTARGIVVTHGTDTLEETAYLLARTIDPEIPVVLTGAMRTSDEAEWDGRPNLVDSVRVAGAAESRGRGAMVVFHGAVLSGLEAVKTDAGEVDTFRAPRAAPLGMVEGAAVRFAAGGRAAAPMPAFPEALGARIAMVSAVVGDRGMLVDAARDSHDGLVLVAFGRGNMPPALAAAAQRWLDAGKPVVLATRCFTGEVLPIYAFEGGGARLLQAGAIAAGLRAPSQAWMELVVTHSAGLPFGAGMER
- a CDS encoding CCA tRNA nucleotidyltransferase, with the protein product MMLPERIPIPEEVVAIARQLEEAGHEAWCVGGAVRDTLLGSEQKDFDLATSATPEQVQALFRRTVAVGVKYGTVGVFDSARVLHEVTTFRHDVRTDGRHAEVAYGVSLDEDLARRDFTVNAIAYHPLRGEWRDPYGGVADLERRRLRAVGDPAARFREDYLRVLRALRFTARLDFAIEPDTWEAARAAAEGLEQLSAERVRDEWFKGLGTTRSLRRLMSLWRKSGAAAVWIPQLWSLEEIEAWTGDDAPARRDPVVLTALCCHEPVAVLSRLRVSNAELARAVALVAGPHEPAGMTATDVRRWLAAVDEAADDLAELWQLRHALPFLWAGEVAAVRAAGVPLRRGDLAVSGQDLIAAGIPTGPVVGQVLERLLALVVDEPALNERDALLARAKEIV
- a CDS encoding ZIP family metal transporter — translated: MTPISLGLLAAAGNVIGAAIVVRHLQRGLQFIEGLIAFGAGFMLAVVLVGVLPEVFHGGAILPGVFVFAGYFGVHLSQHVFTQHFHYGVETHRVGAKAGFSALVGLSMHSLFDGVAIAAGMLVSPQLGVLLFLAVFLHKLPEGVTIASLVMAGGHGARRAIGAAVVLGLATVLGVLLTDLAAPLAERGLALAAGVTLYVAASDLVPEFQAKRGWGTALPFFGGAAAFFLTNALLERWIG
- a CDS encoding replication-associated recombination protein A, which translates into the protein MSEPSLFAPAAPLAARLRPRTLDEVVGQAHLLAPGHALGDAIRRGDVGSVILWGPPGSGKTTLARVIARHTEREFVTFSAVTEGVQRVREILREAEDRRRLGRETIFFCDEIHRFNRGQQDAFLPAVESGLITLIGATTENPSFELNAALLSRSRVYVLEPLPEADLASLLRRALADRERGLGAMELRVADEAIDFLAAAADGDARRALTALEAASQQVGLGGEISREIAADVFARRLPAYDKSGEGHYNLISALHKAVRGSDPQGALYWLARMIEGGEAPLYLARRLVRMAVEDIGLADPQALTIALAAKDAFDFLGAPEGELALAEAAVYLATAPKSNRVYVAWGAAREAARRTPAAPVPLHLRNAVTGLMKDLGYGAGYRYAHDAPTAYLSQEYLPEALSGEQFYEPGPMGLEKRIAERMAWWAGQRGGGAAGQGGSESKGT
- the hflX gene encoding GTPase HflX, whose amino-acid sequence is MQEHLDELARLVDTAGAEVVGQLTQQLESPHPGTLIGEGKVEELAALVATSGATLVIFDEELSPMQGANLERELKVRVMDRAEVILDIFSTRARSHEAKLQVELAQLEYLLPRLRRMWTHLSRIRGGIGLRGPGETQLETDRRMIRHKIQWLKGKLRDVERHRETIRAGRVPMLSVSLVGYTNAGKSSVLRGLSGQHEIVVEDRLFATLDTLTREVDLGEGYRARVTDTVGFIRKLPHHLVASFRATLEEARAADVLLHVVDASHPGWEEQMDVVEQVLAELGLQDRPVLPVFNKVDRLADPVEFGRRVSAIYPGAVLTTTMRTDGLSSLRNALREREQALRPPVWLRLPLTAGAQLASLYRLGEVMERRDSASGFELRVRLPPAEVERLRHDGVELLGARVADTPSVG
- a CDS encoding Gfo/Idh/MocA family oxidoreductase translates to MPPSRDPITNRKIRFALVGCGRIATKHFEAIEKHSAHAELVAVCDTDPAALERAVASTGVAGFRSLTELLAGSSADVVILATPSGLHAPQTIEAAEAGRHVVTEKPMATRWSDGQEMVHACDEAGVQLFVVKQNRRNATIQLLKRAVEKRRFGRIYMVNVNVFWNRPQSYYDSSRWRGTWEFDGGAFMNQASHYVDLLDWIVGPVECVHAFTATLARRIEVEDTGVANVRWRSGALGSINVTMLTYPKNLEGSITIIGERGTARVGGVAVNSIEHWEFADSDPDDERAADASYQTTSVYGFGHPAYYENVIATLRGTAEAETDGREGLRSLELLIGLYLSARDGQPVHLPLEY
- a CDS encoding glycosyltransferase, which produces MSVRAVIVSHLYADPASRGKLRALAGQGAAVAVAVPARWTPPGATASIETPFAEDSGVRIVPIPTRGRQANGSPGSWRAGAMRRLLTDFRPDILQVEEEPTTPVADAAVRVARQLKIPAVAFTAVSLAEPFPFLARARRRRTLSRAAAVLGANAIATGLVRAEHPALPGTSIPQLGLPVPPALTGEPHAPLAIGFVGRLVPEKGLDVLLRACARLYGAWTLTVAGTGPDQERLEALAERIGIASRITWLGGIPRSDLINLWPRIDCLVAPSRTSPGWVETYPVQVLEAMSHGVAVVVSDSGALPESVGKAGLIFTDGHPEGLTEALTRLLEDASLRERLAAEGRRRVIAEYVDDAIARKTMAFWETVRQGARG
- a CDS encoding glycosyltransferase — translated: MRILHLSRYYWPRSGGRERVVQDLAEGAAELGHEVEVVAVQSASSGGRGGRQQSQVTRVFSFGSLGSQDFAPGYLAAAWHRADIIHVHHPHTLADVAVMLRARRTPLVVTQHADQRRSPQRIASRITLKRAKAIVVPSRAHIALCQELVGLESKVEVIPFGIDESRWAGVPPAPEGGPIRALFIGRLARYKGVDILLRALERVPDVRLDIVGTGPEAPRLRTLAQALAVTDRVRWYGEYPDEDIPRRMAEAHFLVLPSVTSEEMFGLVAVEAMAAGRPVITTDLPSGVREVNSHGHTGLVVPLRDPDALAQAMATLAADPALRVRMGAAGRERVRELFTRRKMAEAHIALYERILAARR
- a CDS encoding outer membrane beta-barrel protein, translated to MSVIRTTAAVAALAGLALFTTPAQAQYSESSAWITPFAGAYFGGSFTPVSNTYGVRKLDVGTSFTYGARLGYKFNPSIGLVFEYAHADPTMTVQCNTPSAGPYCGKEIDLGSNIYEGTFNFYFGSTPQMQGYIAIGGGASNLNGSGQDSTGASVSGSSTQFSTVFGLGGTKMFNEKVGMTLDGRYRWVNVNGADSYYCYYYCYAYDTSWYGSGEITLGVKYQFK